DNA from Alphaproteobacteria bacterium SS10:
ATGGCGCCACCACGTTGCCGCTGATAGGCGCTATACAAATCGTCGGGCCCCAAGTTTTGGCGGTTGATTGCCTCTTCAAAGGTTTCGGTTCGGGCCTTCTGATTACCCTCGACCAGGGCCTCGAACATGTTCTTCGTCATGCCCGCGGTGTCGCTGATCTCCTTTACCGGCAGGAAGGTACGTTGGACCCAGCCGCCAAGACCGCCTTTATCCTTCTTCCGCTTCTTCCAGCGTCCGGCCTTTGGCTCTTCGCTCTCAGTTTTATTGCTCTGGTCTGTCATGGGTGTTTGGTATCAGGCGACAAAGAAACTCGTTTAAGAACGTATCACTGCCGGGTGATGGCCGGGAACTGAAAAGCCAATCAAATGGCCTCGTGCCTGTTCCTGCGTGTTGCAATGGACGAAAAAGGGCCGTCGCCTAAACATTGGCGAACGGCCCATATCTCATCATCAGCCGATGGGTTGATGGATTAGAAGTCCACCGGCGCGATGGCGCTATCGTTGGTCTTATCAACGAAGAAGGTATTGGTTTCTGCCGCTTGGATGCCGGCGATCAGGCCAGCTTGCATCTGTTGAACCTCGAAACGCTGCCAACGCAGGAACATGGTCGTTGCGCGGATCGCGGCAATCTGTTGCCAGACAGAGGCGGAATCACCAAGCGCTTGGGTCAGGGTGAACCAGCGCGGGTTCGTCGCCCGGTAGCTGGCCGCAAAACGAAGCATTTCAAAGAAGCTGCTGCCTTCCGCGCCAGGTGAGCGCTCGCTCAAGTAATCCGGCACACCATCGGCGAGGCCGCTGGTAAGGGCGCGCATCCGCTCCGCCCAGGCATTGGTTTCAGCGCTATCGGTCTCTGCCCGGATGCCGGCCATGTATTGGCAGGTCTGGAACACGAGGGCCATCCGCGCGGTATAGGTTTCACGGTGATGGGCCCGCTGATAACGCTCTGGCGTCATAACCGTGCTCAGCACCTGTGGTGGTGCGCTGCCAACAACAGAGCGACAGAAGTCGATGGAGGCATCGCGGAAGCGTTCGGTGACAACCGAGTAACCCACAAGGGTTTCGGCGCGGGAATCTGCATCCTTGAGGCCTTCCTCTGCCACGGTACAGCCAGTGATTTCAGCGAGGCGGTCGCCGCAATACTCATCCTCCGTGCGCTGGTTCTGCCATTGCGCATTGGCGGAGCGAGTACTGTTGGACGTGTCACGCGTTAGACCACGAAGCCATTCGACATTCTCTTCCAGAATTGCCGCCTGGTGGGTCATCTGATCGGCATCAATCACACCAGACACCGAGGCCACGGTGGCTTGGAAGCTGTGGTCAGGGTTTTCTTGCTGGCGGATATTCTGACGATAGGCGAGGGCCTGACGCCGGTTATTGGCATAGGCGCTGAGGTGGTGGCTGCCCATCTCAGTATCGGCCTGGGTGTTACCGCTAATCTGCGCGTTTAGGGCAGAGAAGTTGAACGCCAGGAGAATGTAGGTCCAGGCAATCCAGGCCTGGGTGTAAACGGTGATCGTGGTGCCGGTCAGACGGACCATAGCAGCACTGGCAAAACATGGGCATTTGGCGCTTCGTGCTTCCCGCATAGCGAGGGTGGCGCCGGCAGCAATGCCGATGCACACAACAATGACCAGCATTGACTGCCAAACTCTGGATCGTCTGGTTTGTATCTGCATGATCCGTTACCCCACAAACTTGGGCTTAAGCGCCCTGTTCTGTCCCTATACTCGTCCGTCTTACCGTGGCTTAGCCCTTACTCTGTCCGGACGTAGGATTCTTCAGCCTTGGTCGCCAGGATTACGGCCAGGTTGCTGGCAATCCGCTGATCCAGCTCAAACCGCTTCCACTCGGTATAGAGGTTGGTGGCTTCCATCACGGCGAGTTCTTTGAGAATTGGCAGTTCCGATGGGGTGCCGGCCATGATGCCGTTAACCCAGTCGGGTGACTTGAAGCGGAACTCATTCTGCAGCGCCATCACCTCGTACAGGCTTTGGCTATCAGCGTGCGGGTTACCGCCGTTGATATTTGGGTCGCTTGAGCCGGTGACGTGCTCACGCAGGTTGTCGGCCCAGACGGCATCCTCTTCGCCCACCTCTTTCTTAAGGCCGGTGAGGTACTCAAAGGTCTCCATCATGGTGTCGACCCGTGCGTCACGGGTTACCCGGTCACGCAGCTTCACTTGACCCAACGGGGTTGCATAATCCTGCCCAACCGGTGGTGGTGGGGTAGGGCCGGCAACGATCTGGGCGAAATCATTCGCCGCCCGGGCAAGCTGGTCATCCAGCGTATCATACTGCATCAGCAGCGGCTTGATATGTGCGTCCCGCAGCTCTGGGCGGTCAGACACCTCTGATTCAGCAAAGGTACAGCGGCCCAGCATCTCAGAACGGAGGCCGCAATACCGGCTCTCCATCTCCTCAAGCGTCGCCGTGGCATTTGCCGCGGCCGTGCCTGAAGTGGTGGTGGTCAGGTTACGCAGATGCATGTCGTTGGCTTCACTGAGCTGACGACGAACCTGCAAGGAACCCAAAGATTTTGGACCTGTGCGGGTCGAGGCATCGTAACCGGAGACACAAGCATCAACACCGGAAGTGAAGTCAGTCACCACCTGGTGGCGTGCTTCCATCCGGGCGAGTTGGGTATACTCACTATTCTGATAGCTGGTCACTTCAGCCATGGTTGATTGTTGTGCAGACAGGCTGGCATTGATCGCACCAAATGACTGGCTGATCATCAGGGTTAGCATGCCAAAGCCGGCACTAATTGCGCCGGTGGATGTGGCAACCGTGCTCGCATAAGCCGGTGGCAAGCAACCGCAAGCCTCGGCATCGGCGGGCATGTAGCTGATTGCCACCCCGGCAAACAGCGAAGTAGCCAACAGTGCTGACTTAAACTTCTTACCCATCATCACATCTACCCCCTCGTCACACGGCCCAATGCCGCATTGATCGATTACATCCTTTGATCCGCGCTCTATCGTTCGAGCGGTAGGGGCGAGCCCCTAAACGGACCAACTAAGTCAAAGCCAAACCGAACAAGCTGGTTCGGCATCCATTGCCTATCGCTTCAAACCGCTATCGAAGGATTATCGACTCCGGCCCAATAGGCGAAACCAAGTCCAGATTGATGTTACCACCCGGCACACCATTGCCGCGGGTCACACCGATCTCAAAGCTGCCACCAATCCAATCGGTATAGGTGTTACCAAAGATGGTGATCGGAATTTCTGGTAGCTGGAATTGCGCGCTCAGCTGGCTGATGATCGCGTCCCATTTCGACGTGATCTGTTGGCACAGCCGGTCAATGATCCGGGTCAGTAGGGCGCTGAAGTCAGGCCAGGTCAGAATCAGTCCAATATTCATCGCCAGGCTCATAAGCTGATCCAGGCAATCAACGATTTGCTTCACGTGACCTGGGTTCGGCAGGGCATCAATCGCGGATTGAACAAACTCATCCTTCGTGTGCTCAACCAACCGTTCCACATAGTCACAGATATCCGGAATACAGGGGTCAAAATCCGCAGCCTCGGCCTGCTGCGTTGGCGTCATGGCGAGTAGGAAGACTGCAAACAGCCCCCCAATCATCAGCCGCCAGCTCGATCGCATCATATCGGCCATGTTAATCCCCTCAACTTATGCCCGCAAATCGGGCGCTTTATCGGGTTAAACCCAAAACCATGCCCATGGAGGGCTCAGTATTACTGTGACAAGCCGCCGACGAAGCTGCCGGCGGCTTGCTAAATCACTTATTGCAGCGGGTTCAGGATCACCCGGTCCCGACCAATTGGTGAATTCAGTTGGATATCGATCTGACCCATCGGTGCCCCGCGGGTTAAGCCGCCGGATAGTGAGCCGCCAAACAGCGTCACATTCTCGCCGAGGATATCTACTGTAATATCTGGGAACTGAATATTCGCCTGAATCTGGCTCACAACCTCATCCACCGCGCGGGTCGCTGCCTGGCAGGCCCGGTTAATCAGGTCGGATAGGATGTTCGACAGCAGTGCCTGCCAATTCAGATTGAAGATCGCACTCACCGTGATCCCGATATTCATCAGGTCAGCCAAGCAATCCACCACCTGCTTCACGTGACCCGGCTCAATGAAGGAGAGCGGAATCATCTCAATATATTTTGCCACCGCGTTGGCAATCCGCTCATCGAGTGAGCGCCGACGGTCGGGCGGGCAGGGGTCATTGGCGTAGTTATCACCAAAGCCCATAACGAACGAACCCTCGAGGCTGGCGCTAAAATCCGCCTTCGCATCGGAAGGCGCCATTACCGTCAGTCCCAGGGCCATTACCATCGCAATGAACAGGCCGCGTAACATGATCTTACCCCCTCTTAATCGCATCCTGGATCAGCGCTAACCGCTCAGGTGCAAAAACCTTATACATCAAATCAAGCCGCGCCAGGTGGCGCAGTGAATCACGAACAACCCTACCGGCCTCAACGGCCGCATCGTCGCCCCCATTGGGCGATAGCAGATTGGCGGCAAGCGCGGCGCCATCGGCCCGCTCTTCTGCCAACCAAGATAATAAGCGTAATCGAGTAGACGCGCGCATGTAAGCAAAAGAAACGCGTGCGGCATCCACCAGCGACTGTGTCGCCGCCAGCTGGGCTAAGTCACCCTCTGGGATGGATTCCAGTGTTTCACCGAGTTTTTCGACAGCATCATTGATTTGGCCGTCGCTCTTCGGCGGCCAGGGCTCTGACTCTTCAATATGGGCGAGGGTGAGCGTCATATTCTCACCCTTATCTTCCCAATATGCCTGGATCGCTTCCGCGTCCAATTTCGGCATGGTGCCCCCTCAATTCGCAACCCGTGCCCAGATATCTGCGCCCGCGCTGTGCGTCAGTACTGATCCGAAGACCCTAACACCTCAACGATTATGCGCCCACCTATATTAACCAAGGTTAATGTATTTTGCGGCCATCACGCGCTCACACCCTCGTGAGTATGTGCACAAATCACGGCCTAATCGGCGTCAATCGCAGGTTGGATCGTCGTATCAAATACCCCCAGTTTTTACCCCCACACTTCTCTAATAGGCCTCATGTGGGCTTGCCATTAGATCGTGTATGATTTATCTTTAGCACAAATTTTAGATAACTTGAAACCGTCAATGCGTTTTTAAGTTGTCAATTGGGGTGTTAAAGGGGTTAACATATTCATGTCGGGAAATGGCTCGGCCGTGAAATTATGTTACGAATTTATGTCAGAAGGGTTTTGTTTCTGACTTAGTGCGAGCTTAGGGGATCTATTGTGAGCGCAACTGCTGCACCGCTATCTGGGGGGATGGCACAATCAACAGATAGGACGCCACGTCCGGGTGATGTGGCCGCCATGCAATCGGGGGTCGATGATGCTTTCGGTAAGCCGACTGACCTAGGTGCTATCTTTGCTGGTGGTAAACCACAGCTTCGCCTCGCTGGCATCGATGGCCAGAACGAAGCGCCAGGCCAAGCGCCCGCTGCTAACCAAGGTCCTCACCACGGGCCAGAGCAAGATTCAGAAGCTGGCCACGTTGCCGGTATGATTCTCACCACGATGCTGCCAGGTGCAGCCGCTATCGGCGCCAAGGTGATGCACGCTCAGGAATTCTACGAGAAAGAAATGAAGTCAGACGGTGCGCACTCTCATATGGGGCGCAAGGCTGACGGCACCCTCACCGTGAACAACGATGAGGTGATCGATATGGGCAGAACTGCTCGCGACAATGCCCTGAAGGCCAAGATGTCTGGGCCGATGGGAATGAGAAGGTAATAGTTTTTAGCGCCGCTCAATGATTGGGCGGCGTCACTGAGTTTAATGATGGTGATATGGCCAGCATGCTGGCTTTAGACTTTTTGAACTGAGTTTTTTTGGCAGTGGCCGTTCTGTTCTTATGAGGTGGGGGATTACCTCAGCAGATCTGGTTAGCCAGTTTGGGAGTGGGGGTTATGAATTCTAACCTTTGGATGTTTGTCTGGATGGTTGCGGTGGCTTTGGTCGCCGTGGTTGTGCCAGGAGTTGCTTGGGCCAGTGGTGCGACGCCACCAGAGGCTGGTTCCGTTGAGGCAATCTGCCAAGGCGGGCTGTTCTGTGTGACGGCCCATGACGTGTCGGCAGGCTGGATTGCCGCGGCGTTCCCTGATTTGGTCCAATTGGCGACCGATGAGGCGCCAACCGGAACGCCGGTTGAGATCACGAGCCCGTCCACCACTCTCGCGGCTGCCTTGCAGGTTCTGAACTCTGCAGCCCTGGCGGTTGGTTCCTTGATCCTCACCTATAAGCTGTTGGCCGGTATCGTGCAGACAGCGAATGACGGTGAAGTGCTTGGTAAGCGCTGGTCGACCCTGTGGGGTCCAGTGCGTGTCGCCATTTCTGCGTCACTCATCGTGCCGACAGCATCAGGCTATTGCCTGGCGCAGGCGCTCGTGGTCGCGATTGCCCTGTCTGGTGTTGGCTTGGCCAACCGGATCTGGGAGGTCACGGTTGAGCAGATGATGACTGCCGATGGCATGATTGGCTCTCAAGTGCACCCACCGCACGAGCGAATCACCAAGCAGATCTTTGCGAATAACGTCTGTCTGCACCTGATGAACGGCCTATGGCTGTATCACAAAGGTGATAATCCCCGTTCTGCGATTGAAGACGACGCCGCTAGTGCCGGTGGTTGGTCAGTGCACCCAAGCTGGGCTGGCTGGAACTGGACCGGTGCGGGCAACATCTATGCTGGCTTCCCTGGTGGTGGCCGTGACTTTGGTGGCGTTCAGTTTGCCAATGGTTCGCTGTTCTACCGTCGCGCTGACTGGCGTGGTGATGGTGATGGCTGGTTCGATCCAAGTGCAACCTACATGGGTTGGACGGTTGTCGATGTTGGCTGGTGGGAAGAGGTGAAATCCTTCTTCGGTGCCTCTAAGCGTCCAGACAGCTGTGGTCGGGTTGATGTTCGGGTTCCAGAAGTTGATGCCAGCACTGGCAGCATCTGGACGTCGGTCACCAATTTCTTCCGCGATGAAGAAGAAGTGACCGCAGAAGCGTCAGCTGCAGCAGCGCTGTCTGGCCTGGCCTACCGTGTTGCTCTGGTTCATACCGAGCAGATGGAAACCCTGGCTAAGCGGTTGGATAGAAACGCATGGCAGTTGGTTCAAACCGAACTGATCCAGCATTTAGACAACCCTGATGCTGCGTATCTGCGGACGCTTGAGCGACCACCAGAGGTGCATGGTGCAGAGATTGCCCAAGCGGCAATTGACTACCGCACAGCTGTGACCAGTCAGGTCAATAATGAGCTGCGCACCTTCTTCACCAGTGAGCCATTGGCGCAGCAATATATCCGCGCCGCTAAGGATGGTGGTTGGGCAGTTGCGGGTGAATGGTTCCTGCAGATCATGAAGATGAACGCCATGGTTCATCGCATGGTGAGTGCAACGCCGGTAACGACGGCTCAACCTGAGCATGATACGCTTTGCGACAAGATCAATTGCTCCGACGACAACGTTGAGGCGATTGTGAATCGTGGCATCGACATCATGCGGAACTTCCATGATGACTCAGTGGCAAGCCACATGCGGGCGATGGCGAGTACGCCAGACCCGGATCCACAACTTCAGGCTCGCCTGCGGTCGATGTACCGGAGTGTTGGTTCCATCGGCAGCAACCAAATCATGGGTGGCAGCGCTGAAGAGCGGGCAATCCAGGTGGTGAGCAATCAGATCATGGCAATCGCCGCGGTCTACGCCACTGACATTGGTGCTGGTGTCCTGGCTGGTGACATGGGCTTCTCCGATGTCCTCGGTGAGGGTGTTGAAGGCCTGTTCATGGGTGGCTTGGTTGCCCTAACCGCTGACGGCTCCGCTGGTGCCGCTGTCGGTTCTGCGACTGCCGCTGCTGGTGAGGGTTTTGTTAGCCTGACCAATCTGCGGATGGATACCGGTAACAGTAACCCAATCGCTGCTGTGATCACCCTGGGCCGTGCGCTCTGGGCGACCGGCCTTGGTATCCTGTTCGCGGTTGATGACCGTCAGTTCACGCCGGCAGACGCCGCGACTGTGATGGCTCTAACCTCCATGCAGCAGGGTTCTGGCATCGTTGCCGGTGTCGGTTCTGAGCTACTGAGCGGTATGAGTGATCGCCTCGCCGGTATCATGGCGTGGATCGGTCGGATCATGCTTCTGCCGGGCTTCCTGCTTGGTTACCTGTTCCCATATCTGCCTTGGCTGCTATGGGTTGGTGGCCTGGTCGGTTGGTTCATCCTGGTGATGGAGGCTGTGATCGCCGCACCATTGTGGGCTCTGGCTCACATGCGGATGGACGGTGAGGGCATCATGGGCCCAGCTGGTAACCAAGGTTACATGCTGGCTCTGGCGTTGCTCCTACGGCCTGCGTTGATGCTGATTGGTCTGATCAGTGGCATGGTGTTGATCTATATCTTCGCACCATTCCTCGGGGTTAGCCTGATGGCGGTCAGTGAGTTGAACCGCGGTGCTGGTTCGGCCCTGGATCTGATGTCAGTGCTGATGTCGATCGGTCTCCTTGCCTTCGTGATGGTCACGACCTGCTACAAGGCCTTCGGGATGATCAACCAGGTGCCTGATCGGGTGCTTCGTTGGATCGGCTCCGGTGGCAGCAGTGATGGCCGCGAGGATGAGTTCCGCTCCGGTGCCTTCGCTCTGGTCAACGCGGCCTCCCTGACCGCTGGTGTCAGTGCCGCAGCCGGTGTCGGTGAAGAGCAAGGCAACAACGGTGCTGGGTCCGGTGAACAAGCCGGCGCCGATGGTGGCCGAGGCGGCTCCGGTCAGCGGATGTCCTCACGGGCAAGCCGGGCCAATGAGAACCTGCCAAGGCCGTAACAGCCAAGGCAGGGGATCATCGGGAGAGCTGGTTAGCCCCAGCCCCCGGATCGCCAAAACAGAGATTGAGAAGCGGCGGGGTTTCCCGCCGCTTTTTCTTTTCGGCGCATCCTGCTAACCCCTGTCCACTAAAGGGCTACACAAAATCGCTGGCTTTGGCCGTGGCATGGCCCAATCTTGAGGTTAGATTTGAGTGATGGGCACAGGTTCAGAATCTGGCCCTGCCCTGTCCAAATAATGATGCCGTTGAACGGTTAGGTGTGATGAACGAGACGATACTGATTTTAGCAGCGCTGTTAGCAGCTGGAGGGCTCTTGTACTGGGCCCTTATCGGTCGACGTCAGAAAACCACGCCAGACGATAAACCCGTTGCCACAGAGCCCGATGACCAATGGGACGCCTTCCGCCTGGTGGCCCCAAAGTCCAAGCGCCTGCGCTGGATGAAGAGCGAGAGCAGTGGCAGTAGCGGCAAGGGCTATTCTGAGATTGGTAAAGGCCCAGACCGTCCAGCACGGTCACGGCCTGCTGGTAAGGTGGGCTTGGTCAATCAGAGCAACCGGGTCTTTAGTGATTGGAAGACGGACCACATTCAGAACCGCTCTGCAGGGCGCAAGGATGCCCATAAGGTGAAGTCCCGCCCCTCACGTAAGCCAAAGCCGAAATAAGCCTTGGATGGGCGCCTGGTTGGCAGGGCTGTCGCTTTACCAATCATCGGGCTGCTTGTCGTAGCCATCTGGCTCTAGGTGAACAGCACTCTTCTATCTCTAAGCATTAAAGCGTCGGCAGGCACATGGACCATGTCTGCCTGTAAAGGGATATGCTTGCCCAGAGGCCTGGGCAACGGGTTAAGTAGCGACGGCCATTGATTGGCGCCAATAATGGGCCCCACGTCATGAATGATGGGTGTCGAGGAAGGGGCTAAGCGGCCGCTAGCTTATGCTGTTGCCAGTTCTGCTGACTGCTCTTCACGCAGGGCTTTGATGAGGGCCTCAATCGTCTCGGGCACGTCATCACGCTTCGGCAGCACTGGCATATCGTCGCTTGGATAATCGAGAGCTGCGGTCGCGGCATCCTCGATGGCGTCCAGGGCTTCCTGGGTTGCGATATCGTCGTCGAGCCAGGCTTCCTGAACCGCCCGAATACCGTCGATGACACCTGCTGCCTCGCTGCCCCAAATCTTGGCGCAGAGATCTTCGAAATCGTCGGCGCCAGCGGTGCCAGTGCTCGGCATAACCGGCATCTGTGCCACCGGTGCGCTGGCCTGCTTCGGTGCAGGCATGAAGGCAACTGGTTGGTCCGAACGCTCGCCCGCATCCTTCTTGCTGCCATCTTCGATTGGCGCAATCTCTTGGTCCGGCACTTCCATGGAGAAGGCGGTCGCACCAATGGCGGTTGTTGAGGCATCAAACAGGCTAACACCACGGTTCTTTGACGCTTCCATCGCCTGAACCGCCATGGCCAGCTCTTCCTCGAGCTTCGGCGCTTCCTGGGCGGCATTCATGGCCGTCCATTGCTCATCGCGCAGGCGCTCAAGCACGGGTTCCACATTACCGGCGCCAGTCATGGCTGGGTCTGGGAAGCGAACCGCGATAAAGCGGTTGAACCGTAGGCGGTTCGCGCTCTTCGGATTGGCGTAATACATCTTCACCCGGGTCATCTTACCGCCGAAGAAGGTGTGGGATTCACCACTCTCTTGCAGGCGCAGATCGATGAACTCTGAGCGACGACGCTCACGAACCGAGGCGTTACGGATGTCGTTATAGTTGTTGAAGGTGGCGTTCGGATCCATGGTGAAGCCAGACACCTCAGCGGCGTAGAACGTGCCAGCGGTGGCATCGAACAGCTTGTTGGTGTGCTCCGGATCCTCTAGCTTCATGAAGGTCTTGATGTTGCAGTTAGCGATGATGGACTCAGCCTCTTTTTCAGAGCGCTTCTTCATCGCGCTAACGTCCTGAGCGGCGAAGACCATCGAGAAACCGAGTGAGCGCGCCTGCGCTGCCATCACGGCCATGCCCGGCACGGTGTAGTAACCAACCTCATCCAGGATCGATAGGAAGGGTGAGGAGGCGTTGGTTGGCTTGGTTGAGATGACGTTTGACCAGTCACCCTCAAGCTTGGCCCCCAGGGTGGCGGACATCATGCCCTTTAGGGAGGCAACAACGATCTTACCGATGTTTGCCAATTCATCCTCGGACTTCTCCAAGGCGGGCAGCAGGACCAGCAGGATCCGGCGGTTCACAACCACATCGTACACATCGATATCGCCCAATTCGTGGTCGAAGATGTGGCCATAGGTACCGGATAGCGAGGTCAGGATCCTGGTGAACTGCATCTGCAGGTAACCATGCTGATCGTTGGCGGTGGCGGCCTGTGGGCGCCCGGCGCGGGCCTCGTTCCAATCGAAGCCAGGCAAGCTATCCAGATAGTTCTTAAGCTGTGAGCGGGTCTTGGCGGGCAGCTCATAGGTGCCGTGCTTGTCGAGGTAGAGGTCGACAATTTTAGGCAGGTTGAGGAAGTCGCCCAGCGCTTCAATGTTCAAAAGCAGCTTGCCACGGTCACGTAGCTCACAAACCGCCATCATGATTGCGGTGAGGAGCGAGATCGCACGGCCTTTCCACATGTCACCTTCTTTACCGGGGTCATCCATCAAGGAGACCAGCATCTCGGTAAGTGACCCTGCAGAGCCGCGAGAGAACGGGTTGAACGTATTACTCTCACCGCCGCCATCGCTGTTACCGGTCATGAAGTTCAGAATTAGAACGTCATCATCGCGGCCAAAGCGGCGGGCGAGGGAGTAAACCTTACCCCACAGGCTGGTATCACCCTTACCATCGCAGTACAGGAAGCCGGAGCCCCAGCTGAGTGCGTTGGAGGACATGGAGACCAGCGTCTCGGTCTTACCGGAACCGGTGGTGCCAAGGATTAGGAAGTGGGTACGGGCGTCACTGTTGGAAAACCACAGCTCATCCCCGCCATTATCCAAATCATTGCCATAGAACAGAATGCCATCGGCGGTCTGGGCCTTACCCGTACCGGGATGCCGATCATTGGGATCGGGCAGCATTGTTTGCGCAGGCAGCTTATAGGGCAGCTTCGCTGGCAGTTTGATCAGGTAGTAGAAATAGCCAGCGCCGATCATCATCGCGATGTCAGACAGGGCCGGGAAGATCACACAGACGGCGATCAGGCTGGTCATGCCGATCGCGGCTAGGCTTGGGTCTTTGGCCCCTTCGAAGAACTGTTGGCCAAGGGTTCGGGTATCACGAAGGAAGGCAAGCGGTGAGTACTGAAACCGCTTTGTATCGACATACGGATTATTAGCCTTAGCCATACCCAGTTCTGTCCCTTGTTAACCCCGGCAAATCCCCAGATCAGTTGGATGTGGTTGGCAGGTCGACATATCGCCCATCAAGCCCATCCCACTGATTGGGTATCATGCCATGAATCCGCCGTTTGCCCAACCGCTGACCGGGCCAAAAGGCAGTTAATTACCGTTATCCAGATTGAACAACGGGTTCTCTTGATTAGCGCCACCTGGTGGGCTGCGATCGTCTAGGCCAAATGCGCTGAGACCACCCGGTTGTTGCGGACGCTGAACTTGGGCATCCCCGCCGCCAAGTGAGGCACCTGGCGCTGGGCCGGATGGCAGTGAGCCATAGCCACCGGTAAACGGCGCGGCCGCTGCTTGGTTACTAGGGGCAGGACCCGCGGTCCCGCC
Protein-coding regions in this window:
- a CDS encoding DotA/TraY family protein; the encoded protein is MNSNLWMFVWMVAVALVAVVVPGVAWASGATPPEAGSVEAICQGGLFCVTAHDVSAGWIAAAFPDLVQLATDEAPTGTPVEITSPSTTLAAALQVLNSAALAVGSLILTYKLLAGIVQTANDGEVLGKRWSTLWGPVRVAISASLIVPTASGYCLAQALVVAIALSGVGLANRIWEVTVEQMMTADGMIGSQVHPPHERITKQIFANNVCLHLMNGLWLYHKGDNPRSAIEDDAASAGGWSVHPSWAGWNWTGAGNIYAGFPGGGRDFGGVQFANGSLFYRRADWRGDGDGWFDPSATYMGWTVVDVGWWEEVKSFFGASKRPDSCGRVDVRVPEVDASTGSIWTSVTNFFRDEEEVTAEASAAAALSGLAYRVALVHTEQMETLAKRLDRNAWQLVQTELIQHLDNPDAAYLRTLERPPEVHGAEIAQAAIDYRTAVTSQVNNELRTFFTSEPLAQQYIRAAKDGGWAVAGEWFLQIMKMNAMVHRMVSATPVTTAQPEHDTLCDKINCSDDNVEAIVNRGIDIMRNFHDDSVASHMRAMASTPDPDPQLQARLRSMYRSVGSIGSNQIMGGSAEERAIQVVSNQIMAIAAVYATDIGAGVLAGDMGFSDVLGEGVEGLFMGGLVALTADGSAGAAVGSATAAAGEGFVSLTNLRMDTGNSNPIAAVITLGRALWATGLGILFAVDDRQFTPADAATVMALTSMQQGSGIVAGVGSELLSGMSDRLAGIMAWIGRIMLLPGFLLGYLFPYLPWLLWVGGLVGWFILVMEAVIAAPLWALAHMRMDGEGIMGPAGNQGYMLALALLLRPALMLIGLISGMVLIYIFAPFLGVSLMAVSELNRGAGSALDLMSVLMSIGLLAFVMVTTCYKAFGMINQVPDRVLRWIGSGGSSDGREDEFRSGAFALVNAASLTAGVSAAAGVGEEQGNNGAGSGEQAGADGGRGGSGQRMSSRASRANENLPRP
- a CDS encoding type IV secretory system conjugative DNA transfer family protein, whose amino-acid sequence is MAKANNPYVDTKRFQYSPLAFLRDTRTLGQQFFEGAKDPSLAAIGMTSLIAVCVIFPALSDIAMMIGAGYFYYLIKLPAKLPYKLPAQTMLPDPNDRHPGTGKAQTADGILFYGNDLDNGGDELWFSNSDARTHFLILGTTGSGKTETLVSMSSNALSWGSGFLYCDGKGDTSLWGKVYSLARRFGRDDDVLILNFMTGNSDGGGESNTFNPFSRGSAGSLTEMLVSLMDDPGKEGDMWKGRAISLLTAIMMAVCELRDRGKLLLNIEALGDFLNLPKIVDLYLDKHGTYELPAKTRSQLKNYLDSLPGFDWNEARAGRPQAATANDQHGYLQMQFTRILTSLSGTYGHIFDHELGDIDVYDVVVNRRILLVLLPALEKSEDELANIGKIVVASLKGMMSATLGAKLEGDWSNVISTKPTNASSPFLSILDEVGYYTVPGMAVMAAQARSLGFSMVFAAQDVSAMKKRSEKEAESIIANCNIKTFMKLEDPEHTNKLFDATAGTFYAAEVSGFTMDPNATFNNYNDIRNASVRERRRSEFIDLRLQESGESHTFFGGKMTRVKMYYANPKSANRLRFNRFIAVRFPDPAMTGAGNVEPVLERLRDEQWTAMNAAQEAPKLEEELAMAVQAMEASKNRGVSLFDASTTAIGATAFSMEVPDQEIAPIEDGSKKDAGERSDQPVAFMPAPKQASAPVAQMPVMPSTGTAGADDFEDLCAKIWGSEAAGVIDGIRAVQEAWLDDDIATQEALDAIEDAATAALDYPSDDMPVLPKRDDVPETIEALIKALREEQSAELATA